The following coding sequences lie in one Candidatus Binataceae bacterium genomic window:
- a CDS encoding glycosyltransferase family 4 protein, whose protein sequence is MDRSAHLAAPDFQTGTPLAIDVAMVGARLHYGLPSTLERIGLLRVFYTDIYCGNKPLLRLLLRLPTPRWLHRRLARRDCAHLDPRRVCSFDWLGLRTLLKERRPRGRAARQAHYRRAGQAFARRVAARLRPGADAIYAFTGVAEEIFVAAHALGIRCLLEQSSAPALLHVPLMEEEARRWPGWERADQTGATKLAARLEGEREAVEWALADAIFCPSSFVLESLRGQGVAANKLRLLSYGIDRDRFPPPVTRARSGGPMRLLFVGTIGLQKGIQYLDAALRLLDTEAIKCRAVGPINLTPWGREQIRDRIELTGPLDSAGVAAAYRWADVLVLPSLCEGSAVVVYEAMAAGLPVIVTPNCGAVARDRRDGLIVPIRDPHALAAALESLAADSKTRCAMGQSARQWSEHFSLERYRAALLESVGELLRKPCEPM, encoded by the coding sequence ATGGATCGCTCAGCCCATCTCGCCGCGCCAGACTTCCAAACCGGCACGCCGTTGGCAATTGACGTTGCGATGGTGGGCGCGCGCCTGCACTACGGGCTGCCCTCGACGTTGGAGCGGATAGGGCTGCTAAGGGTATTTTATACCGACATTTATTGTGGCAATAAGCCGCTGCTGCGCCTCTTGCTGCGGCTGCCGACCCCGCGCTGGTTGCACCGGAGGCTGGCGCGCCGTGACTGCGCCCATCTGGATCCCCGCCGGGTTTGCTCTTTTGACTGGCTGGGTCTTCGCACCCTGCTCAAGGAACGACGCCCGCGCGGCCGTGCCGCCCGTCAGGCCCATTATCGGCGCGCCGGCCAAGCTTTCGCCCGGCGCGTCGCGGCGCGGCTGCGCCCCGGGGCCGATGCGATTTACGCCTTTACCGGGGTGGCAGAGGAAATTTTCGTTGCGGCGCACGCCTTGGGCATCCGCTGCCTGCTGGAGCAAAGCTCGGCCCCAGCGCTGCTTCATGTTCCCCTGATGGAGGAAGAGGCGCGGCGCTGGCCGGGCTGGGAGCGGGCCGACCAGACGGGCGCGACCAAGCTGGCCGCCCGGCTGGAGGGCGAGCGCGAAGCAGTCGAATGGGCACTGGCCGACGCGATTTTTTGTCCCTCCTCTTTTGTGCTCGAAAGCTTGCGTGGCCAGGGCGTGGCCGCGAACAAACTGCGACTGCTCTCCTACGGTATCGATCGCGACCGCTTCCCCCCTCCTGTCACGCGTGCGCGCAGCGGCGGTCCGATGCGTTTGCTGTTCGTGGGGACCATCGGTTTGCAAAAAGGAATTCAGTATCTGGATGCCGCCTTGCGCCTGCTGGACACAGAGGCAATCAAGTGCCGCGCGGTAGGGCCGATCAATCTAACCCCCTGGGGTCGTGAGCAAATCCGCGATCGAATCGAGCTGACGGGCCCACTTGACAGCGCCGGCGTGGCCGCGGCCTACCGATGGGCTGACGTGCTGGTGCTGCCCTCGCTGTGTGAGGGGAGCGCGGTCGTCGTGTACGAGGCGATGGCCGCGGGCCTGCCGGTCATCGTTACGCCCAATTGCGGGGCGGTGGCACGGGACCGGCGCGACGGCCTGATCGTTCCCATCCGCGACCCGCACGCGTTGGCGGCTGCGCTCGAAAGCCTGGCCGCCGATAGCAAAACCCGCTGCGCGATGGGTCAGAGCGCACGCCAATGGAGCGAGCACTTCTCGCTGGAGCGCTATCGCGCGGCGCTGCTGGAGAGCGTCGGCGAGCTGTTGAGGAAACCATGCGAACCGATGTGA